A region from the Leptolyngbya iicbica LK genome encodes:
- a CDS encoding PstS family phosphate ABC transporter substrate-binding protein: MFANRFTTVSAVVAATAVGLAIAPSAQAQEIIVLDGSSTVFPISEAVAETFMEVNPGVNVAVGVSGTGGGFSKFCAGETVISNASRPIKPEEVEACAAAGIEYIEVLVGLDALALVAHPENDWLTNITFEELNTLWAPEAEGTITRWSQVNSSWPNAPIRLYGPGTDSGTFDFFTEEVVGESGASRADYVASEDDNILVVGVSGDENALGYFGLAYYLENQDILNGVAVEGVAASFETGKDGSYPLSRPLFIYISTDALERPEVEAYVRYYLETARDTDLLEEVGYIAVDSSDYDEALAQLDDALAGL; the protein is encoded by the coding sequence ATGTTTGCTAATCGATTCACAACAGTCAGTGCAGTAGTTGCAGCCACTGCTGTTGGTCTAGCGATCGCCCCCTCAGCTCAGGCTCAAGAGATCATCGTCCTTGATGGCTCCAGCACTGTGTTTCCAATTTCAGAAGCGGTGGCAGAAACCTTTATGGAGGTTAACCCTGGGGTCAATGTTGCCGTTGGTGTTTCTGGCACCGGGGGGGGCTTCAGCAAATTCTGCGCTGGTGAAACGGTCATCTCCAACGCTTCCCGCCCGATCAAGCCCGAAGAGGTCGAGGCCTGCGCTGCTGCTGGGATTGAATACATTGAAGTCTTAGTTGGGTTGGACGCTCTGGCTCTGGTCGCTCATCCTGAGAATGATTGGCTCACCAATATTACCTTTGAAGAATTGAATACACTCTGGGCCCCCGAGGCTGAGGGGACGATTACTCGCTGGAGTCAGGTTAATTCCAGCTGGCCTAATGCCCCTATCCGCTTGTATGGCCCCGGAACAGATTCCGGTACATTTGACTTCTTCACAGAAGAGGTTGTGGGTGAGTCTGGTGCTAGTCGCGCTGACTACGTTGCCAGTGAAGACGACAACATTCTAGTAGTCGGGGTTTCCGGTGATGAGAATGCCTTGGGGTACTTTGGCCTGGCTTACTATCTAGAAAACCAAGACATCTTGAACGGTGTTGCTGTCGAAGGTGTAGCAGCGAGCTTTGAAACCGGTAAAGATGGCTCTTACCCATTGTCTCGCCCACTATTCATTTACATCAGCACCGACGCCCTAGAAAGACCTGAAGTTGAGGCTTATGTCCGCTACTATCTGGAAACTGCTCGGGATACCGACCTGCTTGAAGAAGTTGGATACATTGCGGTAGATAGCAGCGACTATGATGAGGCGTTGGCGCAGCTGGATGATGCTTTGGCCGGCCTGTAA
- a CDS encoding serine/threonine-protein kinase yields the protein MLKTYQSAKYRSLGLVGQGQFGQVYCAIHRKSGRLVALKNLNRDRFPTHQFLREFRFLLSLDHPHIANCLALDQSGSGRQLVLDYCEGGTLRDLMEQGTQLTLAEILTLTTEILSALEHAHAKGLIHCDIKPENILLSLSPHGWRAKVSDFGIARLSQEYQGKDKGATGSPAYMAPERFYFQFSAASDLYAVGIMLYELLLGDRPFSGNYNQLMVCHLNHAVKLPDSLPVSIQAILKKATEKLTPRRYRSATDMKAAILKVRKTLTAGDLRERFPKIAALKTVGSFAPQEPVQLPDRCSALALLNATDALPQLLTAHGHQLYGWSLTNTQTLDSERPAATWDFDAPITQLCQVPSGVLVVTQNQLHLLTTSSLVTLATFNTAIAVLPGGQQWAIVQSLASPRRLWAVNTHHSSPIIRELPTEDEQVPTTAAMLDDRHYAIASQQDKQSHLHVLSRKGQSLGKVSVQTNIHHLFASQKPGSCIALAGTKQQDFLVIRIKPYRIMRCRLDIVPHWFGELVTGYVAISQKGEMRLINYYGQLIGQINDLPIPEAVCFHPPHGLWIVSQQGQDTCLHHIDLQALGLDLIF from the coding sequence GTGCTGAAAACCTATCAAAGTGCTAAATATCGGTCTCTAGGGTTAGTGGGACAAGGGCAATTTGGGCAAGTTTACTGCGCCATCCATCGCAAAAGTGGGCGATTGGTGGCGCTTAAAAATTTAAACCGCGATCGCTTTCCGACCCACCAGTTCCTCCGAGAATTCCGCTTTTTACTCAGCCTCGACCACCCACACATTGCTAATTGCCTTGCCCTAGACCAATCCGGCAGTGGTCGGCAATTGGTGTTGGACTATTGCGAAGGGGGCACTCTGCGCGATCTGATGGAGCAGGGCACGCAGCTAACCTTGGCGGAGATTTTGACGCTCACGACCGAAATCTTGTCCGCTCTGGAACATGCCCATGCCAAAGGGTTAATTCACTGCGATATCAAACCCGAAAATATTTTGCTCAGCTTATCGCCCCATGGGTGGCGAGCCAAGGTCTCCGATTTTGGCATTGCTCGACTGAGCCAAGAGTACCAAGGCAAGGATAAAGGGGCGACTGGGTCACCTGCTTATATGGCCCCTGAGCGGTTCTATTTCCAGTTTTCGGCGGCCTCAGATTTGTATGCTGTGGGCATTATGTTGTATGAGTTGCTGCTGGGCGATCGCCCCTTTTCTGGCAACTATAACCAGCTCATGGTGTGCCATCTCAACCATGCAGTGAAACTGCCAGACAGTTTGCCCGTCAGCATTCAAGCAATCTTAAAGAAGGCGACCGAAAAACTCACGCCTCGTCGCTATCGCAGCGCCACAGACATGAAAGCCGCGATTTTAAAGGTGCGGAAAACCTTGACCGCCGGAGACTTACGCGAACGGTTTCCCAAGATTGCCGCGCTGAAAACGGTGGGCTCCTTCGCGCCTCAAGAGCCTGTCCAATTACCTGACCGTTGTTCAGCTCTTGCGTTATTGAACGCGACCGATGCTCTGCCCCAACTGTTGACGGCTCATGGTCATCAGCTATATGGCTGGTCACTAACAAATACTCAGACTCTTGACTCTGAGCGCCCAGCCGCAACTTGGGACTTTGATGCCCCGATTACACAACTCTGTCAGGTGCCATCAGGCGTGCTGGTGGTCACTCAAAACCAATTACATTTGCTGACAACCAGTAGCCTCGTCACGCTGGCAACTTTTAACACAGCGATCGCAGTATTACCGGGCGGCCAACAATGGGCGATTGTCCAGTCTCTAGCATCGCCCCGCCGGCTGTGGGCGGTGAATACTCACCATTCATCTCCTATCATCCGTGAGTTACCGACTGAGGACGAGCAGGTACCCACAACTGCCGCCATGTTAGACGATCGCCATTATGCGATCGCGAGTCAGCAGGACAAACAGTCTCATCTGCATGTCTTAAGCCGCAAAGGGCAGTCACTGGGCAAGGTCAGCGTTCAGACTAATATTCATCACCTGTTTGCCAGCCAAAAGCCAGGTAGCTGTATTGCCCTGGCAGGTACTAAGCAACAAGATTTCTTGGTCATCCGAATTAAGCCCTATCGCATCATGCGCTGCCGTCTCGATATCGTGCCTCATTGGTTTGGTGAACTGGTCACTGGTTATGTAGCCATCAGCCAGAAAGGCGAAATGCGCCTCATCAACTATTACGGACAACTTATTGGCCAGATCAACGATTTACCCATTCCTGAAGCGGTCTGCTTTCACCCTCCTCATGGGCTCTGGATCGTTAGCCAACAAGGGCAAGATACCTGTTTACATCATATTGATCTGCAAGCCCTCGGCCTTGATCTCATCTTCTAA
- a CDS encoding V4R domain-containing protein, with translation MISVADLLVDDRLPSNYFASDVYIRGTLELGLLENRRGDRLLALPDALMKSIVAGLNQETGQATRYVLRNCGLWWGKNFYARFCEELSDYYQKGVADLSMVEFVKALQECWRTHGWGVLTVNTDYQMKGFLVIEVQNSPFTAHAIQPNQPSGALECGVLQAFFSQLTGRDLTCVQISCESMGADRNRFVLGLENRLEAAEALVQEGQPHTAIMQMLTQ, from the coding sequence ATGATTTCGGTTGCTGATTTACTTGTTGACGATCGCTTACCCAGTAACTATTTTGCGAGCGATGTCTATATCCGAGGCACCCTAGAACTGGGACTGCTGGAAAATCGACGTGGCGATCGCCTGCTGGCGTTGCCTGATGCCTTGATGAAGTCGATTGTGGCAGGTTTGAACCAGGAAACTGGGCAGGCGACCCGCTACGTGCTGCGCAACTGTGGCCTGTGGTGGGGCAAAAACTTTTATGCGCGCTTTTGCGAGGAGCTCAGCGACTATTACCAAAAGGGTGTTGCCGACTTGTCAATGGTGGAATTTGTCAAAGCTTTGCAGGAATGCTGGCGCACCCACGGCTGGGGAGTACTCACGGTCAACACCGATTACCAAATGAAGGGGTTTTTGGTGATTGAAGTGCAGAATTCGCCCTTTACGGCCCATGCAATTCAGCCGAATCAGCCTTCGGGAGCTTTAGAATGTGGCGTTTTGCAAGCATTCTTTAGTCAACTGACGGGGCGTGATTTAACCTGTGTCCAAATCAGCTGTGAGTCGATGGGGGCCGATCGCAACCGTTTCGTTCTGGGTTTAGAAAACCGTCTCGAAGCCGCAGAAGCCTTAGTCCAAGAAGGTCAGCCCCACACTGCAATCATGCAAATGTTGACTCAGTAA
- a CDS encoding V4R domain-containing protein, protein MSTSLLTSNHQLHDRHPKKHNHYSFKDFFQFNPNAGSVVDWNGSRNFFSSEDFIIGLLEGLEEEVGEASAAIMYSIGLEWGKQDSLFFESWFEKEFGMSARKANLMFLLETWWWPFTSQGWGRWEVDMSDRKQGFMFINVFDSAVARTLGDVGKPVCHIYAGLFAGFFTEMVRKQLSCIEIQCYSMGETYCKFLLGGKERIDAAAFWMNEGATARDIEKRLRAGEVQG, encoded by the coding sequence ATGTCAACCAGTTTATTAACCAGCAATCACCAGCTTCATGACCGCCACCCTAAGAAGCACAATCACTACAGCTTCAAGGACTTTTTTCAATTCAATCCCAACGCTGGCAGTGTGGTTGATTGGAACGGCAGTCGCAACTTTTTCTCCAGTGAAGACTTTATTATCGGCTTGCTTGAAGGCTTAGAGGAGGAAGTCGGTGAAGCCTCTGCTGCCATCATGTACTCCATTGGTTTGGAATGGGGCAAACAAGATTCCTTATTCTTTGAAAGTTGGTTTGAGAAAGAATTTGGCATGAGTGCCCGTAAGGCTAACCTCATGTTTTTGTTAGAAACCTGGTGGTGGCCTTTCACCTCTCAAGGCTGGGGCCGCTGGGAAGTGGACATGAGCGATCGCAAGCAAGGGTTCATGTTCATCAACGTGTTTGACTCAGCAGTGGCGCGCACCCTGGGCGATGTCGGCAAGCCCGTCTGCCATATTTACGCCGGTTTGTTCGCAGGCTTCTTCACCGAAATGGTGCGCAAACAACTGAGCTGCATTGAAATTCAGTGCTACTCCATGGGCGAGACTTACTGTAAATTCCTGCTCGGCGGCAAAGAACGGATTGATGCGGCTGCCTTCTGGATGAATGAAGGCGCCACCGCTCGCGACATCGAGAAACGTCTACGTGCCGGGGAGGTTCAAGGATGA
- a CDS encoding DUF6398 domain-containing protein, which yields MAKSTKSEKVPKAMQAKFDSITALTDEFAAQHLNDEYATLMHQATAALCRKRPSPLNSGRDRSWACGISHAIGMVNFLFDPSQSPHVSATDLYAWFGVSNSTGQGKSKQVRDILDMGQLDPEWCLPSLLGDNPLAWMISVNGMILDARSAPPEVQEQLAAAGIIPYVPETIGDTVTSAPPRPKLPKRVIERSGEALYILEVDLVDGPITESFAQTNPRVMRIVLIKGEQSLQDLHQILFEAFDREEAHMYEFAVGGTGPDDPDCQRYGLTASGLEYDGDVAQTTINDLNLEEGEIFGYTFDFGDNWWHVLEVKNVRKKAPKGQEYPKITSREGQSPPQYADFD from the coding sequence ATGGCAAAATCCACTAAATCGGAAAAAGTCCCAAAGGCAATGCAGGCCAAGTTTGACAGCATTACTGCCCTTACCGACGAGTTTGCTGCACAACACCTTAACGATGAATATGCCACCTTGATGCATCAGGCAACGGCGGCCCTTTGTCGTAAGCGCCCCTCGCCATTAAATAGTGGGCGCGATCGCAGTTGGGCCTGTGGCATCAGTCATGCGATCGGCATGGTGAATTTTTTGTTTGACCCGTCGCAATCGCCGCATGTCAGTGCCACCGATTTATATGCCTGGTTTGGTGTGAGCAACAGCACCGGGCAAGGCAAATCAAAACAGGTGCGTGACATCCTTGATATGGGCCAACTCGACCCAGAGTGGTGCCTGCCCAGTCTGTTAGGTGACAATCCCTTAGCGTGGATGATCTCGGTCAATGGCATGATTTTGGATGCGCGATCGGCCCCGCCCGAAGTGCAGGAACAACTGGCGGCAGCGGGTATCATTCCATATGTCCCTGAGACCATTGGGGATACGGTGACTTCAGCACCTCCCAGACCGAAATTACCAAAACGAGTGATCGAGCGATCGGGGGAGGCACTCTACATTTTGGAAGTTGATTTGGTGGATGGGCCAATTACCGAAAGCTTTGCTCAAACGAATCCCCGCGTTATGCGGATCGTTCTGATCAAAGGTGAGCAGTCGCTTCAAGACTTACACCAAATCCTCTTTGAGGCGTTCGATCGCGAAGAAGCACACATGTATGAGTTTGCGGTCGGTGGCACCGGCCCCGATGATCCGGACTGTCAGCGCTATGGGCTGACGGCCAGTGGCCTGGAATATGACGGTGACGTGGCCCAGACCACTATTAACGATCTCAACCTCGAAGAGGGCGAAATTTTTGGCTATACCTTCGACTTTGGCGATAACTGGTGGCACGTTTTGGAAGTGAAGAATGTGCGAAAAAAAGCGCCTAAGGGTCAGGAATATCCCAAAATTACTAGCCGTGAGGGACAAAGCCCGCCACAATATGCTGATTTTGACTGA
- the psb35 gene encoding photosystem II assembly protein Psb35: MQVETASASYLSTVTILGIVGFIAAVSIGSIAWYNSKRPTGWEGKERPDIVPEVEK; the protein is encoded by the coding sequence ATGCAAGTAGAGACGGCCAGTGCTTCTTACTTATCAACAGTGACCATCTTGGGGATCGTTGGTTTTATTGCAGCGGTCAGCATTGGCTCGATTGCCTGGTATAACTCTAAGCGACCCACAGGTTGGGAAGGTAAAGAACGCCCAGACATTGTGCCAGAAGTAGAAAAGTAA
- a CDS encoding phage holin family protein: MSGLIISFLITVVVLAISLWLVSLLPTGVEVDSPVKALLGGAIIGALNGLYHFLPQGLRTFGAIISLGLIPLIISIVVFGLAAMLVDGFRLKWGVMSAILGAFALTIVNSILTWILTSIGLLA; the protein is encoded by the coding sequence ATGTCTGGTTTAATTATCAGTTTTTTAATTACCGTAGTTGTCCTAGCCATCAGCCTATGGTTGGTTTCTTTATTGCCCACTGGCGTAGAAGTTGACAGCCCCGTTAAAGCATTGCTAGGCGGAGCGATTATTGGTGCCCTCAATGGGCTTTACCACTTTTTGCCACAAGGCCTGCGAACTTTTGGTGCGATCATTAGCCTGGGCTTGATTCCGCTCATCATTAGTATTGTGGTGTTTGGTTTGGCGGCGATGCTGGTCGATGGTTTTCGACTTAAATGGGGGGTTATGAGTGCAATTTTGGGCGCTTTTGCCTTGACCATTGTGAACAGCATTTTGACCTGGATTTTGACTTCGATTGGTCTGCTGGCCTAG
- a CDS encoding glycoside hydrolase family 24 protein produces the protein MDALPPAQPHSHQNLSPATSNNRGPILGTAFFLLAVAWLISTESPLIFGRSLHQLPFVGDVDSVPLAMETGDPYIRALMRTISVAESHTADPYHTLYGGQRINDLTQHPDLCIEIVAGPNTGDCTTAAGRYQFLSTTWLEKARQYHPDPPQWYSWWADYSFEPTYQDAVVYRWLNDVNAWNADIAELLRQGQIEDVFYLLSGTWTSLGYGTEDNVVTPYLQEIYQQMLQEELASVP, from the coding sequence GTGGACGCTTTACCCCCTGCCCAGCCACATTCGCACCAGAATTTGTCGCCTGCAACATCCAACAATCGCGGGCCAATCTTGGGGACGGCCTTCTTCCTCCTCGCGGTCGCCTGGCTGATATCCACGGAAAGTCCACTCATTTTTGGACGATCGCTGCACCAGTTACCGTTTGTCGGGGACGTCGACTCAGTGCCCCTGGCGATGGAAACGGGCGATCCCTACATCCGCGCCCTGATGCGCACCATCTCGGTGGCCGAATCGCACACTGCAGATCCCTATCACACTCTCTATGGCGGGCAGCGCATCAACGATTTGACCCAACATCCTGACCTTTGTATTGAGATTGTGGCTGGCCCCAACACGGGGGATTGCACCACCGCCGCCGGACGGTATCAATTTCTGAGCACCACTTGGCTCGAAAAAGCTAGACAGTATCATCCCGATCCCCCCCAGTGGTATTCCTGGTGGGCAGACTACAGCTTCGAGCCCACTTATCAAGATGCTGTCGTTTATCGTTGGTTAAACGATGTCAACGCCTGGAATGCTGACATTGCCGAACTGCTACGCCAAGGGCAAATCGAAGATGTGTTCTATTTGCTCTCCGGCACTTGGACCAGTTTGGGCTACGGCACTGAAGATAATGTGGTTACGCCCTACCTGCAAGAGATTTATCAACAAATGCTGCAAGAAGAACTTGCCAGCGTCCCATAA
- the isiD gene encoding protein IsiD, whose amino-acid sequence MSTLNDVSQESVLAMTRESVAELAKRLEQDAYDSAFDGLKDWHLLRAIAFQRPELVQNYTYLLDNEPFDEE is encoded by the coding sequence ATGAGCACACTGAATGATGTTTCTCAAGAGTCGGTCTTGGCGATGACTCGCGAGTCAGTTGCCGAGCTTGCTAAACGACTAGAGCAAGATGCCTACGACAGCGCCTTTGATGGCCTCAAAGATTGGCATTTGCTGAGAGCAATAGCCTTTCAACGGCCCGAGCTAGTGCAGAACTATACCTATTTGCTCGATAATGAGCCCTTCGATGAAGAGTAG
- the coaBC gene encoding bifunctional phosphopantothenoylcysteine decarboxylase/phosphopantothenate--cysteine ligase CoaBC, with product MRAATTHRVILGIGGGIAAYKICEVASSLAKIGVDVVPVMTAGAQEFVTPLSLATLCRHPAYTDRDFWAATHSRPLHIDLGESADLLVIAPLTANTLGKLAHGLADNLLTNTVLASTCPVLLVPAMNTDMWQQHSVQRNWQQLLADPRYHAIAPGAGRLACDRVGQGRLAEPQEILAVIDSLLLTRGQRDLAGKHLLISAGSTQEYLDPVRFIGNPSTGKMGVALAQAAAHRGAAVTLVHGPMAVEHRQALTGVQQIAVTTAAEMQQALVAQLPQADWIIMAAAVADVRPRDRAPQKLPKAALPDQLPLAPVPDIAAHLASLKKDHQRLIGFAAQTGEIESPARQKLQRKGLDAIVANPIDRANSGFGSDSNQAILLGRSGQRHEVPACAKRHLAHQIYDFVNALGDR from the coding sequence ATGAGGGCAGCGACGACGCATCGAGTCATTTTGGGAATCGGGGGCGGCATTGCTGCTTACAAAATCTGCGAAGTCGCGTCAAGTCTGGCGAAGATCGGCGTTGATGTGGTTCCGGTTATGACAGCGGGGGCACAGGAATTTGTGACGCCGCTGTCGCTTGCGACTCTGTGTCGCCATCCGGCCTATACCGATCGCGACTTTTGGGCGGCGACCCATTCCCGACCCTTGCACATTGACTTGGGGGAATCGGCGGATTTGCTGGTGATTGCGCCGTTAACGGCCAACACGCTGGGCAAGCTGGCCCACGGTCTGGCCGACAACTTGCTGACGAATACGGTGCTGGCATCGACTTGTCCGGTGTTGTTGGTGCCCGCAATGAACACCGACATGTGGCAGCAGCACAGTGTGCAGCGCAACTGGCAGCAGCTTTTGGCTGATCCGCGCTATCACGCGATCGCGCCAGGGGCGGGACGGCTGGCCTGCGATCGCGTCGGCCAGGGGCGCCTGGCCGAACCGCAGGAAATTTTAGCGGTGATTGACTCGTTGTTGCTCACGCGAGGGCAGCGCGATTTAGCGGGCAAACATCTACTGATCAGTGCCGGTAGCACCCAGGAATATCTTGATCCAGTGCGGTTTATCGGCAATCCCTCTACAGGGAAAATGGGAGTGGCCCTGGCGCAAGCTGCGGCCCATCGGGGCGCGGCGGTGACCCTGGTGCATGGGCCGATGGCGGTGGAACATCGGCAAGCGCTGACCGGGGTACAGCAAATTGCCGTCACGACCGCTGCCGAAATGCAGCAAGCCCTGGTAGCGCAATTGCCCCAAGCGGATTGGATCATCATGGCGGCGGCGGTGGCGGATGTGAGGCCCCGCGATCGCGCTCCGCAAAAATTGCCCAAAGCGGCCCTGCCAGACCAGTTGCCCTTGGCTCCCGTACCGGACATCGCGGCTCATTTGGCCAGCCTGAAAAAAGATCACCAGCGACTCATTGGCTTTGCGGCCCAAACGGGCGAGATTGAGTCTCCTGCCCGCCAAAAGTTGCAAAGGAAAGGATTGGATGCGATTGTAGCCAACCCCATTGATCGGGCTAACAGCGGCTTTGGCAGCGACTCGAACCAAGCAATTCTATTGGGGCGCTCAGGACAGCGACATGAGGTGCCCGCCTGTGCCAAACGCCATTTGGCCCACCAGATCTACGATTTTGTGAACGCTTTAGGCGATCGCTGA
- a CDS encoding S-layer homology domain-containing protein, producing MTVASSLTVRQLGILRPAHRETVFCQTLVVGNSVAAYTATLAILQAGGQVCWAQAGKSNGGATWPEQLRLQPATSYFSWRLGRRISPWEEGTVMSQSQQTFWTQGRSRPALRATPPEVASDNFEATSAPSPPHTRDSQFRQAIAPYLQNQQLMLIPQGRPIRVLYSQQRQQRRVHQVVFYDVTTQQQFQVHARLILDATAGARLQQDLAVASAATLIPEHEITVDEAIAPQRHEARGVFFTDSVALVMATGTSSGAKPHPVSVPLRSLILQNTEGFLNVSMPGCEPQLRPLFAHPRAQWALGEAAGQIAARAAQLGSLQALRQSPHWAWRLQQTLVRQGIPIFAFDDVALDDPDFEAIQMVAIADVVRTMRRRDLSFRPTTPITKAVLASALARLPQSPMPSPDAKAPLADVSANHWAKSAIQTAIANHTLTPEADTTFAPSKVLTKRQLWQVIQPLLPPSITVPLFSLDDTPARRRHLSRSLYPILQAQLSD from the coding sequence ATGACCGTGGCTAGCAGCCTAACCGTGAGACAACTGGGGATACTGCGGCCCGCCCATCGCGAGACGGTCTTTTGCCAAACCCTCGTCGTGGGCAATTCGGTGGCGGCATACACGGCCACCTTGGCGATTTTGCAAGCGGGGGGACAGGTTTGTTGGGCCCAGGCAGGCAAATCAAATGGGGGCGCAACTTGGCCCGAGCAATTGCGATTGCAACCAGCCACGTCGTACTTTAGCTGGCGTTTAGGTCGACGCATTTCGCCCTGGGAAGAGGGGACTGTCATGTCCCAAAGTCAGCAGACTTTTTGGACGCAGGGGCGATCGCGCCCCGCCTTAAGGGCGACGCCTCCAGAGGTCGCTTCAGACAACTTTGAGGCGACCTCTGCACCCTCGCCGCCCCACACACGAGACAGTCAGTTTCGGCAGGCGATCGCCCCTTACCTGCAAAACCAGCAGCTCATGCTGATTCCCCAAGGGCGGCCCATTCGCGTGCTTTACTCGCAGCAGCGACAGCAGCGCCGAGTGCATCAGGTGGTGTTTTATGACGTGACGACGCAGCAGCAGTTTCAGGTGCATGCGCGGCTCATTCTCGACGCCACGGCAGGGGCGCGTTTGCAACAAGATTTAGCCGTCGCTTCAGCGGCCACCCTCATTCCCGAACATGAAATCACGGTCGATGAGGCGATCGCTCCCCAGCGGCATGAGGCGCGGGGTGTCTTTTTTACGGATAGCGTGGCGCTGGTCATGGCGACCGGGACATCGTCGGGGGCCAAACCGCATCCGGTTTCAGTGCCGTTGCGATCGCTGATTTTGCAAAATACAGAAGGCTTTCTCAACGTCAGTATGCCGGGGTGTGAGCCTCAGTTGCGGCCACTATTTGCCCATCCCCGCGCCCAGTGGGCCTTAGGCGAAGCCGCCGGACAAATTGCGGCTCGGGCGGCCCAATTAGGCAGTTTGCAAGCCCTCCGGCAATCGCCCCATTGGGCCTGGCGGTTACAGCAAACGCTGGTGCGCCAGGGCATTCCCATTTTTGCCTTTGATGATGTGGCGTTGGACGATCCGGATTTTGAGGCGATTCAAATGGTGGCGATCGCCGATGTGGTGCGCACCATGCGCCGCCGCGACTTAAGTTTTCGGCCCACCACGCCCATCACCAAAGCGGTGCTTGCTTCAGCCCTGGCCCGCTTGCCCCAGTCCCCCATGCCCTCCCCAGACGCGAAGGCCCCTCTGGCAGATGTGTCCGCGAATCACTGGGCTAAATCCGCCATTCAAACGGCGATCGCGAATCACACCCTCACGCCAGAAGCCGACACCACCTTTGCCCCCAGCAAAGTCTTGACCAAACGCCAACTCTGGCAGGTCATTCAGCCGTTGCTGCCGCCCTCCATCACAGTCCCGCTGTTTTCGCTGGATGACACCCCGGCGCGGCGGCGGCATTTATCGCGATCGCTCTATCCCATTTTGCAAGCGCAACTCAGCGATTAA